The nucleotide sequence AAAATTCTATTTCACTGATTTTTTTAATTGTGTTTATTTCGTTAAAAGCCCACGGTGTTAGAGAGTGACCgatacatcatcagacataacccTACAAGCAGACAAGATCTGCAGGATGACTGATGCAgtcgtggtggtgaggaggttctTGGTGAAGGACACAAGGAGAATGTGCTATGCTGgtgccacagctggtggtgagggctggagctGTGATGTGTTGCTGTGTCAAATGTTGGAGACGTGACGAGTGGCCGTAACCAAATGTTGGAGACGTGACGTGTTGTGCCAAATGTTGGAGACGTGACGTGTGGCCGTAACTGTTGCTGGAGACGTGACGTGTTGCCGTAACCAAATGCTGGAGACGAGGCATCACGCGAACTGCACCCAGTCTCGTGAAGGACGTCCAAATCTAATCGGTGGGGTTCGAAATCCTGATCCAGGTCGTGGCCTGCTGCTTAGCGCCGCCTGCGGAGTGACACAACACCTTGATTACCCAAGAAAGATAATACATGAACAATCCAACAACCTGTTCCCTCTACGGCTTAACTCAGGCAATAGCGTGTCATGTGTACTGAAATCGTGCAGTATGGCTTTGTAGGGAAGAGGTTTAATGAGAAAATACAGAGGGTATCTTCCCGACATTATCAACTTTGACAACGATATcaaaatgtgtgagtgtgtgtgtgtgtgtgtgtgtgtgtgtgtgtgtgtgtgtgtgtgtgtgtgcagatatgtgGTTCTTACGGCTGAGGGGTCATTTGCGTCCTTCCCGCCAAAGATGATGTCAATTCTCTCGTGATCGTCGATCCCAGGTCGGAAAATTGCGTGGGAGATTTGCCTGGCCACACGAGACCTCCCCTCTGTGGCCAGACCTGGGCGACCTAAGGACAAAGGAGAACACAGTCAACGAGATGTTTACGATGGCAACTCTTACACCAGCGTTCAGGGATAGGGGAACATTCAGCGGGCTATCTACTCCCTACATTAGGTCAAAGCTGGGATATACTTCCTCATATTAGGTCACCGTCTTAGAAAAAGTGCAAAgtgttaatagagaaggtccagagaaggacaaCAGTGATGGTACACGAAtcaaagagagctgagttacaaggaaaggctggaggctttgagTGTCTGCccacagaggaagagagaagattttgTGATACGACTGCTATACAGCACTGGAGAAATGGTTCAAGAAACTGGGGCcctacgagcgtagaactccctcccagtacagcacaaataggtaatctgtctctctgtctctgtctctctcttacacacacacacacacacctgaccatgACTCACATAggtcgcgaaaaaaaaaaaaaaaaaaaaaaacaggaaagcagAACCAGTTGGGAAGGAGTTGGTGTCGTGTGGAGAAC is from Panulirus ornatus isolate Po-2019 chromosome 57, ASM3632096v1, whole genome shotgun sequence and encodes:
- the LOC139766468 gene encoding uncharacterized protein, giving the protein MPEVEEVSPAGSNFRGPEVAKPPWCVLRMVRKGRIVDTVCVLLVVAASFLCLDPVLADPGRPGLATEGRSRVARQISHAIFRPGIDDHERIDIIFGGKDANDPSAAALSSRPRPGSGFRTPPIRFGRPSRDWVQFA